A segment of the Pseudomonas serboccidentalis genome:
GCGAATCCGGGTAGTGGTCATTCCAGTAGAAGTGGCCGTGCTGGATCGGCAACGACAGGTTCTCGGTATGACGGTCGCGAGCGGCGACGAACGGCGAGCGGTTGTACAACTCGCTGACCCAGTGATAGGCCGCTGCGGCGGTTTTCAGGCCGGCGTCGCGGGCGTAGTGATAGATGCTGCGCTGATTGGACAGGCGCGCAACGTTGTTGTGAACGATGCCGCTGTCGATCGGCGGCACGCCGGTGAGGATGCATTCGTAAAGCGGTCGGGACAGGGCCGGCAACTCGCACTCCAACGGATAGAGTGCGGCGCGTCCTGCGCCAACGTAAGCCTGCAGATGCCCCATGGCGTGCCGCGCGACTTCAAAATTGAGGCCGTCGAGCACGACAAGGATGACGTTGTGCTTCATAGGGGCGTTGACTCCGAAAACAAAACTTGGACCGATCAATGTAGGAGCTGCCGCAGGCTGCGATCTTTTGTCTCTGCCTTTTAAAAGCAAGATCAAAAGATCGCAGCCTGCGGCAGCTCCTACAGATGAAGGATTACTTCATCTCGACGATGACTTCTTCGTTCCACTTCTGCGGCAGGGCCTTGGAGGTTTTTTCCCACGCGTCGGCGTCCTTGATCGGCGTGACCTTCTTGTACTGCTCGTTCGGCAGCAGCTTGGCCTTCACGTCTTCCGGCAGTTGCAGGTGTTCGGCGCGGATCGGGCGGGCGTTGCCGCGAGCGAGGTTGGTCTGGCCGGCATCGCTGAAGATGTATTCGCGGGTCAGCTTGGCGGCGTTAGGGTTTTTCGCGTACTTGTTGATGATCGTGGTGTAGCCGGAAATCACCGAACCGTCGGACGGGATCAACACCACGTAGTCATCCGGGTTGGCCATCTTGGCCTTGTAGCTCAGACCGTTGAAGTCCCAGACCACGCCGACTTCGATCTCGCCTTTTTCCATGGTGGCGATGGTCGGATTGGCCATCGACAGGCGACCCTGCTTGGCGATGTCTGCAAACAGCAGCAGGGCCGGCTGGATGTTCTTCTCGTCGCCACCGTTGGCCAGGGCCGCGGCCAGTACACCGTTGGCGGCTTGCGCGGCGGTGCTCACGTCACCGATGGAGACCTTGTATTTGCCGCCCTTGAGATCAGCCCATTTGGTCGGCACTTCGGAGCCGTGCAGCAGCTTCTTGTTGACGATGAAGGCGATGGTGCCGGTGTAGGCCAGTGCCCAGTTGCCGTCCTTGTCCTTGGCCCAGGCCGGAACCTGATCCCAGGTGCTTGGCTTGTACGGTTGCACCACACCCTGCTTGACCGCGATCGGGCCGAAGGCGGCACCGACGTCGCCGATGTCGGCAGTGGCGTTGTCTTTTTCAGCGGCGAACTTGGCGATTTCCTGGGCCGAGCTCATGTCGGTGTCGATGTGTTTCAGGCCGTAGGTTTTGGCCAGGTCTTCCCAGGTGCCTTTCCAGTTGGCCCAGTCATCGGGCATGCCGACGCTGTTGACGGCGCCTTCCGCTTTCGCAGCGGCTTCGAGGGTTTTCAGGTCGGTGTCGGCCGCCATGGCGGCGGTGCACATTGCAATGGTCGAGCCTAACAGTGTTGCCAGGAAAAGCTGTTTCATTCCGAAGCTCCTTGGTCGTGTTCAACGCTGCGATTGCGGTTTGTGTTGGTCTAGGTCAGCAATACCTGAGCCAATTTAAGGGGGCTGGATGACACTTTGATGTCGGCGGTCGCCCGACAGGGCTTTTATTCGCCCGGTTCTGGCGCTTGCCCGGTAAGCGTAGACCAAGGTCAAAGCCCCGGCCGGCAAGGGACTTGGCCGATGTATTGCAAGTCATGAGGGCGACCGTCGGGCGGGTTTGTCATCTCTCGGTCATCTGCACTGCCTAGGCTTGCAATACATGGAAACGGCTTGCAGGCCGTGCGGTTTTTGCCCTGAAACAGTGCTGGTCTAGTCCAGATAGGTAACGTTGATGCGCGATGAGGCAACAAAAGCGGTGACAGCCATCGGCCAGGTGCTGCAGGAGCAGCTCGATCACGGCCTGTTGGCGCCGGGCAGCAAGCTGCCGGCCGAGCGCAAGCTCAGTGAGTTGTTCGGTACCACGCGCATCACGGTGCGTGAGGCGCTGTTGCAGTTGGAGGCGCAGGGGCAGATCTATCGCGAGGAGCGGCGTGGCTGGTTCGTCTCGCCGCCGCGTCTGGCGTACAACCTGATGCAGCGCAGTCACTTTCACGCGATGGTCAGTGCGCAGGGGCGGGTACCGTCGACCGAGATGATTTCGGCGCGCCTGCAGCCGGCTTCGGCGGCGGTGTGTGCGTGGTTGCAGTTACCGGCGTTGTCGAGCGTGATTCAGATTTGCCGGTCGCGGCGGATTGACGGGCGGCTGGTGCTGTATGTGGAGCACTATCTGAATCCGCAGTTTTTTCCGGGGATTCTGGAGTTTGATTTGAATCAGTCGATTACCGAGTTGTATGCGCGGCATTACGATTTGCATTATGGGCGGGTGCGGTTCGAGATTGTGCCGACGTCATTGTCGGCGGATGCGGCGGCGGCGTTGCGGGTGTCGGTGGGGAGCCCGGGGTTGCGGATTGCTCGGGTCAATTATGATCAGCATGGGCGGTTGATTGATTGTGATCTGGAGTTTTGGCGGCATGATGCGATTCACGTGGGTGTAGATGTGGTTTGACCTTGGCGGCCTTTGGGCCGACCAGGTTCTTGGGGTTGGGGTGAATATCCGTTGCTTCGGGGGGTGCGGCTGGCGGTTTCGCCCTTACGGCGAGTCACTTTTTCCAGACGCCGGAATGCCGGCCCAGCGAAAAAATAACCAAAAAGGCTCGCCCCAGCGTTCGGCCCGCTCGCTAAGGCTCGGGGTTCCTTCGTTCCGGAATTCATCCGTGGGGCATCGCCTACGGTTTGCTTCGCTGCACCTCCTCTCGATGTGTTTGGCTTCGCCAAACGGTCGCTGCGCTCCCACCCCCGGATAAACCCCTCCACTCAGCCTGCCGAAGGGGCCGGCAGATCAAGAGCTGCAGCCGAGCTAACGCTCATCCTGTTGAGTGGGGCGGCTTTGCCGCGTGCGGTGCACACAGTTCAAAATTGTGGGAGCCAGCCTACGAGCCGACCAATCACCAACTGAATGCACTCAATCCCACTGTAGGAGTGAGCCTGCTCGCGAAGCCGCCCCCACAATCACCTCATCTCTATCGGGCTGCCTCAGCATTCCCATACAAATAATCCGTCGCCAACGACGCCATCGTCCTCACTCCAACTACCAGCGCCGACTCATCCACAAAGAACCCCGGATTATGATTCGGCGCGGCCTTGCTCATGTCCTGATCCCTTGGCGTCACCCCGAGAAACACGAACAGCCCCGGCACTTCCTTGGCAAAGAACGAGAAGTCTTCCGCGCCGCCCACCAGCGGTGCATTCACCACATCATCCTTGGCGGCCCACTTCAACGTCGGCAGCATTTTTTCCGTCAATGCCGGGTTGTTAATCGTGGGGTCGTATTTTTCGATGATGGTCACGTCGGCTTTCGCGCCGCCGCTTTCGGCGATTTTTTCGATGGTCTGGCGCACGTCTGCGTGCAGTTTCTGGCGGATGCCGTAGTCGTAGGAGCGGATGGTGCCGCTCATGTCCACGGACTCGGGAATGATGTTGTAGCGGGTCCCGCCGTTGATGGTGCCGATGCTGACGACTGACGGATAGGACGAGATGTCGGTGCGACGGCTGACCACGGTTTGCAGGCCGACGATGGTTTGTGCGCCGACGGTGATCGGGTCGATGCCGTCCCAGGGGCGGCCGGCGTGGGTCTGTTTGCCGAGGATTTTGATGCGCAGGTCGTCGGAGCTGGCCAGGGTGGCGCCGGGGCGGTAGGCGATCTGGCCGGCGGGGACGCCGGCCCAGACGTGCAGACCGAAGACGGCGTCGGGTTTGGGGGCTTTCATCACGCCTTCCTCGACCATCATTTTCGCGCCCCAAGTGTTTTTGCCGTCGGGGATGAAGTCGCTCGGGCCTTCTTCGGCGGGCTGGAAGTAGAACACCACGGTGCCGGGCAGGGTGGCGCGCATGTTCGTAAGAATTTTCGCCGTGCTCAGCAGGATCGCGGTGTGAGCGTCGTGGCCGCAGGCGTGCATCACGTCGACTTCTTTGTCCAGGTAGGTGCCTTTGGCTTTCGAGGCGAACGGCAGGTCGGCGACTTCCTTGACCGGCAATGCGTCCATGTCGGCACGCAGGGCCACGGTCGGGCCGGGCAAGGCGCCTTTGAGGATGGCGACCACGCCGGTGCGGGCGACATTGGTTTTGACTTCCAGGCCCATGGCCTTGAGTTGTTTGACGACTAGTTCCGAGGTGCGTTTTTCGGTGTTGCCGAGTTCCGGATGCGCGTGGATGTCGCGTCGGGTTTCCAGCAGTTCGGGTTCAAGTGCCTTGGCCTGCGCGGCGATTTGTTCGCGGGTGCTGTCCAGGGTGGCAGCACCGGCGTGGCCGGCGAACAGGCTGAGCAGAAGGGCTTGGGCAATGCGTGTCAGCTGCATCGGGTTTCTCCATGGTTATTGTTTTTCTGGCTTCCCTGCCTGTGACCCGCACATCGCGCCCAAGTGCTATTCCTTGGGCTGGCCACCGCCGGCGGTGATCACTTGCACGCTCATGCGCGGCGTTGCCAGGTCCAGGCCGGCCTCGTCGAGGTGGCGTTTGAGCGACAGGTTGAACGCTCGGGAAACTTCCCATTGCTTGATCGGCGCGGTCTTGAAACGGGCCCGCAGGATCGCGCTGCCGGACTCGAAGCTTTCTACGCCTTGAATCTCCAGCGGCGACCAGATGTCGCGCCGCTGCAGGGGATCGGTGCGCATTTTCTGGCCGACTTCGCGCATCAGTTTGATCGCGTCGTCGATTTCCATGTTGTACGGCACGGCCACCCGGAAAATCGCGTAGCCGAATTCCCGGGAGTAGTTCTTGATGCTTTTGATTTCGCTGAACGGGATGGTATGGACGATGCCGTCGATGTCGCGCAGGCGCACGGTACGGATGGTCAGGCCTTCGACGGTGCCGAGGTGGCCGCCGACATCCACGTAGTCGTCGATCGCCAGTGAGTCTTCGATGATGATGAACAGGCCGGTGATCAAGTCCGCCACCAGCGACTGCGCACCGAAACCGATGGCCAGACCGATGACACCGGCACCGGCCAGCAGTGGCGTGACGTTCATGCCCATGTTCGCCAGGGCGACGATCAGCGCGATGATGAAAATCGCCACGAACAGCACGTTGCGGATCAGCGGCATCATCGTTTGCGCACGGGCATTGGCCAAGCCTTTGCGCGAGCGGGTGAGGGCGTGATGCACGGCCGTGTCGGCGAGGATCCAGATCAGCCAGGAGAAAATCAGCGTGCCAATCAGGCTGAACAGTTTGACGCTGACGTCATGCCCTTCACCCTCGGCGAAACCGATCAGCGACTTGCCCCATACGCGCAGGCCGAGTTCGATGAAGGTCAGCCACACCAGCAGGTGGGCGAGGGTGTAGAAGAAGCTTTTCAGGCGTTCCGAATACAGCGCATGGCGTTTCGGCCCGCGCTGCGGTTTGAGCGAGTGACGGCGCACGAGGCCGTTGATCACCATGCACAGCACCAGCAGCACTGTGCAGATCAGCGACTGGCGCAGCGCGGTGCTGGTGTCGCCGGCGGAAACGAAGGTGGCGAACAGCGAGATCCCGACCAGTACCAGCGCCGGCACGTACCAGAAGGTGCCGAGGATATCGATGGTGTCGCTGAGGGCGCGGCGGGTCAGGCGGCGGGACAAGGGCTGGTTGCGGATCAGGTGCGCGATCGGCCGGCGGAAGCGCAGGATGAACAGGCCGGTGAACAGCGCTGCGAGGACATTGGTGATCGTCGCGGTGCTATGCGCCAGGTGCACGCCGAGGGCTTCCACCAGACGCGGGTCGTTGAGCGCTTCACCGAACGCGGCGAAGCTGCCGATCAGCCACAGCGGGCGGAAGGCCTGATGGCGCAGGATGTACAGCGCCCGATGCCGATGCGGGCCGTCGAGCAGCGAGAACGCGATCACGCAGATCGCCGAGAAACAGGTGCCGACCACCAGGGCATAAGCCAGCACCATCGCCAGGCTCTTGCCCAATGACGACGGCAGCGCGTAGCTCATGTAGACGGTGATCACCAGCGCGATCAACCACGGCCCGAGTTTGCGCAAGGCAAAGCGCAGCATGTCGAGGGCCTTGGGGTGCTGGGGCAGTTCTTCAGTCAGGCCGAAGCGCATGCGCACCCGGTGACCGAGCCAGATCAACGCGGCGGCGAGCAGGCTCCAGACCATCAGGATCACGGCGAAGGCGAAGATGATCGGCAACCATTCGCTGGCTGGCAGCATCAATGCCTTCAGCTCATCCTTGGCCTGATCGAACTCGTCTGACCAGCGGGTGAGCGGGCTGTCGGCACCGGAAAACTGTTTCTCGAAATTGGCCAGCGTGCCGCCAATCAGACCCAGCACACCTTCTTCCGGAGAGACCTGGGCCTTTTTCGTGGCGTCGCGCAGCTTTTTCAGGTCGGTCAGCAATTGCGCGCGTTGCTTGTCGTTTTCCAGCGACTTGATGACTTCATCCAGCGACTGGCCCAGCGGTTCCTGCGCCTCGGGCTGCGCCTTGGTGTTGCTGAGCAGCCCCGGCAAGCCGACCGCATGGGCAGGGGACAGTGGCAGCAATGTCATCAGGCAGACAAGGAACAGGCAGGGCAGAGCAAACAGACGAGCGAACACTAGGCGGTCAACCTCGCAAAGGGGCGAATTGAGCGAGTGTACGAGGCAGCCAGAATCAATGCGAGCCGGGCGCTGATTTATTCGTTGAGTTTGGCGAGGATCTTGTAGACCACGGTCGCCAGGATCATCAGCATGCCGATCCACATGGCGAACACTCCGGCGTTCTTGTCGCGGAAGTTGAAGCCGATGGCCAGCAGGATCATCCCGGTGAGGATGGGCACGAGCATGGCGTGGAATGAAGACATCGAGATCATGGTGACTGCCTTGTCGAAGGGAATGATCTGAGTCTAGGCCGGTTTTCGCTGACGGGTATTGATCTGTGTAGGCGTTGCCGCAGGCTGCGATCTTTTGATCTTGTGTTTTTGCAGTTCAAAAGCAAGATCAAAAGATCGCAGCCTGCGGCAGCTCCTACAGTGATTTGCGATTCACCCCGAAAGAGATGATCGTTTAGAACTTACGGTAGTTCGCGGGAGGCGTAGAACGCGCTCAGCACTTTGACCAGGTGCGCCAGGTCGTGGCTGCCACACAGTTCGCGGATCGAGTGCATGGCGAAGGTCGGCAGGCCGATGTCGACGGTGCGCACGCCCAGATGGCTGGCGGTGATCGGGCCGATGGTCGAGCCGCAACCCATATCACTGCGGACTACGAAGCTCTGCACCGGTACTTCTTCGGCCATGCACAGGTGGCGGAAGAACCCGGCGGTTTCGCTGTTGGTGGCGTAGCGCTGGTTGCTGTTGACCTTGATCACCGGGCCGGCGTTGAGTTTCGGGCCGTGGTTGGCGTCGTGCTTCTCGGCATAGTTGGGGTGTACGCCGTGGGCGTTGTCGGCCGAGACCAGCAGCGATTTCTGGATGGTACGGACGAATTCATCACCTTCGGGCAGCAGGCGGCGCAGGGTCTGTTCGAGCATCGGGCCGTCGGCACCGCAGGCCGAGCAGGAACCGACTTCTTCGTGGTCGTTGCACACCAGCACGCAGGTTTCGTCGGTCTCGGCGGTGAGCAAGGCTTGCAGGCCGGCGTAGCACGACAGCAGGTTGTCCAGGCGCGCACCGGCAATGAAGTCGCCATTAAGGCCAATCACCGCAGCGCTTTGGGTGTCGTAGAAGCTCAGTTCGTAATCCAGCACCACGTCGGCGTTCAGACCGTGTTCGCGGGCCAGTTGATCGGTGAGCACGGCGCGGAAGTCGACGCGCTCGTCACCGGCGAATTGCGCGAGGATCGGCGGCAGCTCGGTCTGCGCGTTGATCGCCCAGCCCTGGTTGGCTTCCCGGTTGAGGTGAATCGCCAGGTTGGGAATGATCGCGATCGGTGCCTTGAAGTCGATCAACTGGCTTTCGACCTTGCCGTCGCGGCGGAAGGTGACGCGGCCCGCCAGCGACAGGTCGCGGTCGAACCACGGTGCGAGCAGTGCGCCGCCGTAGACTTCTACGCCCAGTTGCCAGAAGCCCTGGCGTTGCAGTTCCGGTTGCGGCTTGACCCGCAGGCACGGGCTGTCGGTGTGGGCGCCGACCAGACGGATACCGTCGTGCAGCGGCGAATTGCGGCCCATTTTGATCGCGACAATCGAGGAGTCGTTGCGGGTGACGTAGTAGCGGCCGTTGGCCTCGGTGTTCCACGGCTCGCGCTCGTCGAGGCGCACGTAACCGGCGGCCTCCAGACGCTGAACGAGGCTGGCGGTGGCGTGGAACGGGGTAGGGGAGGCCTTGAGGAAGTCGATCAGGCCTTGGTTCAACTCTTCGCGCATAAGAAGCTCCAGACAGCAATGGGCGGGAGTTTAACGCATCGGCTTGGGGCTTGGGGCATGACAATGCGCAGTTCATTGTCTGCACGAAAACTGTAGGCGTGAGCCTGCTCGCGATTACGTCGTATCAGTAGCAGATTTGTTGACTGACATGACGTAATCGCGAGCAGGCTCACTCCTACAGGGGATGTGTGGCCTAGCGGGCGGCGGTCACGCGTTTTTTCAGGTAGCTCATGATGACTTTTTCATCTTCGGGTTTGTCCGGGCGCGGCAACTGTTGTGGCCAGGTCTTCTGGCTCAGCAGTTTTTTCTGCCGGCTCTCGTCCCAGCGGAGTATTTCCCGTGAGGCACATTCCCACCATTCGTGTCGGCAGGCGCTGTAGTACGGATCCTCCGGCGCAGCGCTGCCGTACAGCAGGTCGCGACCGACCTTGCGCAGCGCGCCGTTCTGGTGGCGCAGCTTCCATTTGATTTTCAGTCGGTGCCAGGCGGAGGGGAACGGTTTGACCCGCGGTACGTCGGTGCACAGGTCCACCAGGCGTTGACTGAACTGCTCGCCATGCTGGGAGAAGAAGTACGTCTGCATTGCGTGGAAAAAGCGTTTTTCCGCGAAGTAGTGGTAGACGTGTTTGCGCGCCTCCACCACCTGACGCTCGCGCATGGCGTACGACAGGGCGATCTGTTCGATGGTGTGGATTTCGAAGCCGCCGAGTGTCCACTCATCGATCAGGCGGATCGACTCTTCGAACAGCGCCGAATCACGCTCGGTCACGCCACACAGGCCGCTGTTGTAGAGCTTGAAGCCGTTATCCGGGGTCACGCCGTGGCTGCGCAGGTCGTGGCCCAGTTTTTGATACTCGGCGCGCAGGTGCACGTCTTTCCAGTCGTACTCGAAGCGA
Coding sequences within it:
- a CDS encoding alkaline phosphatase family protein encodes the protein MKHNVILVVLDGLNFEVARHAMGHLQAYVGAGRAALYPLECELPALSRPLYECILTGVPPIDSGIVHNNVARLSNQRSIYHYARDAGLKTAAAAYHWVSELYNRSPFVAARDRHTENLSLPIQHGHFYWNDHYPDSHLFADAENLRLRHAPNFLLIHPMNIDDAGHKHGLDSSQYRNSARSADIILADYLQGWLDAGYQVMVTADHGMNNDRSHNGLLPEERQVPLFVLGDAFSLNADAAPKQTDICGTVCELLGVPHDKPVCRELLK
- a CDS encoding ABC transporter substrate-binding protein, translated to MKQLFLATLLGSTIAMCTAAMAADTDLKTLEAAAKAEGAVNSVGMPDDWANWKGTWEDLAKTYGLKHIDTDMSSAQEIAKFAAEKDNATADIGDVGAAFGPIAVKQGVVQPYKPSTWDQVPAWAKDKDGNWALAYTGTIAFIVNKKLLHGSEVPTKWADLKGGKYKVSIGDVSTAAQAANGVLAAALANGGDEKNIQPALLLFADIAKQGRLSMANPTIATMEKGEIEVGVVWDFNGLSYKAKMANPDDYVVLIPSDGSVISGYTTIINKYAKNPNAAKLTREYIFSDAGQTNLARGNARPIRAEHLQLPEDVKAKLLPNEQYKKVTPIKDADAWEKTSKALPQKWNEEVIVEMK
- the phnR gene encoding phosphonate utilization transcriptional regulator PhnR, translated to MRDEATKAVTAIGQVLQEQLDHGLLAPGSKLPAERKLSELFGTTRITVREALLQLEAQGQIYREERRGWFVSPPRLAYNLMQRSHFHAMVSAQGRVPSTEMISARLQPASAAVCAWLQLPALSSVIQICRSRRIDGRLVLYVEHYLNPQFFPGILEFDLNQSITELYARHYDLHYGRVRFEIVPTSLSADAAAALRVSVGSPGLRIARVNYDQHGRLIDCDLEFWRHDAIHVGVDVV
- a CDS encoding amidohydrolase — its product is MQLTRIAQALLLSLFAGHAGAATLDSTREQIAAQAKALEPELLETRRDIHAHPELGNTEKRTSELVVKQLKAMGLEVKTNVARTGVVAILKGALPGPTVALRADMDALPVKEVADLPFASKAKGTYLDKEVDVMHACGHDAHTAILLSTAKILTNMRATLPGTVVFYFQPAEEGPSDFIPDGKNTWGAKMMVEEGVMKAPKPDAVFGLHVWAGVPAGQIAYRPGATLASSDDLRIKILGKQTHAGRPWDGIDPITVGAQTIVGLQTVVSRRTDISSYPSVVSIGTINGGTRYNIIPESVDMSGTIRSYDYGIRQKLHADVRQTIEKIAESGGAKADVTIIEKYDPTINNPALTEKMLPTLKWAAKDDVVNAPLVGGAEDFSFFAKEVPGLFVFLGVTPRDQDMSKAAPNHNPGFFVDESALVVGVRTMASLATDYLYGNAEAAR
- a CDS encoding mechanosensitive ion channel family protein, with the protein product MFARLFALPCLFLVCLMTLLPLSPAHAVGLPGLLSNTKAQPEAQEPLGQSLDEVIKSLENDKQRAQLLTDLKKLRDATKKAQVSPEEGVLGLIGGTLANFEKQFSGADSPLTRWSDEFDQAKDELKALMLPASEWLPIIFAFAVILMVWSLLAAALIWLGHRVRMRFGLTEELPQHPKALDMLRFALRKLGPWLIALVITVYMSYALPSSLGKSLAMVLAYALVVGTCFSAICVIAFSLLDGPHRHRALYILRHQAFRPLWLIGSFAAFGEALNDPRLVEALGVHLAHSTATITNVLAALFTGLFILRFRRPIAHLIRNQPLSRRLTRRALSDTIDILGTFWYVPALVLVGISLFATFVSAGDTSTALRQSLICTVLLVLCMVINGLVRRHSLKPQRGPKRHALYSERLKSFFYTLAHLLVWLTFIELGLRVWGKSLIGFAEGEGHDVSVKLFSLIGTLIFSWLIWILADTAVHHALTRSRKGLANARAQTMMPLIRNVLFVAIFIIALIVALANMGMNVTPLLAGAGVIGLAIGFGAQSLVADLITGLFIIIEDSLAIDDYVDVGGHLGTVEGLTIRTVRLRDIDGIVHTIPFSEIKSIKNYSREFGYAIFRVAVPYNMEIDDAIKLMREVGQKMRTDPLQRRDIWSPLEIQGVESFESGSAILRARFKTAPIKQWEVSRAFNLSLKRHLDEAGLDLATPRMSVQVITAGGGQPKE
- a CDS encoding M18 family aminopeptidase, whose protein sequence is MREELNQGLIDFLKASPTPFHATASLVQRLEAAGYVRLDEREPWNTEANGRYYVTRNDSSIVAIKMGRNSPLHDGIRLVGAHTDSPCLRVKPQPELQRQGFWQLGVEVYGGALLAPWFDRDLSLAGRVTFRRDGKVESQLIDFKAPIAIIPNLAIHLNREANQGWAINAQTELPPILAQFAGDERVDFRAVLTDQLAREHGLNADVVLDYELSFYDTQSAAVIGLNGDFIAGARLDNLLSCYAGLQALLTAETDETCVLVCNDHEEVGSCSACGADGPMLEQTLRRLLPEGDEFVRTIQKSLLVSADNAHGVHPNYAEKHDANHGPKLNAGPVIKVNSNQRYATNSETAGFFRHLCMAEEVPVQSFVVRSDMGCGSTIGPITASHLGVRTVDIGLPTFAMHSIRELCGSHDLAHLVKVLSAFYASRELP